The sequence below is a genomic window from Rhodococcus sp. 4CII.
GACTGCGCCACGGAACGAGACGAACACTGTGGCGTAGAACACTGATTCTCGTCCTGTTCCGTGCGCCCACGCCATAGGCCGCGGCTGTCAATCCCGTCGCGGGCGCTATGCCGTCGCACAAAACGGCTATGGCGTCGACTACCCCGCGTCGATATTCTTGCCGGATGACCGTCAGCCCGGACGTCGCGCCGTCGCCCACCGATCTCCTGGGATCGATGCTCGAATCCGTCGAACAATTGTCCGAGGAACTCGTCGCCCGCATCCTGTCGGTGGAGCACGGGTACGTGGAGGCGACGCTCCTGACCCCCGAGCAGCTGTACGCGGCGTGCGTCGACAATCTGAAGGCGATGCTCGGCAACCTGTCCGGCAGCGCCCCGATTCGGCTGGAGGCGGCGCGGGCGGCGGGGCAGCTGAAGGCCGAACAGGGTGTGCCGCTGGCGGCGCTGTTGCACGCGTTCCGGCTCGGCGGCCGCCTGATCTGGGACGAACTGATGAACCGTTCCGAGGGCCGCGCCACCAACGCCCTGCTCGAGATGGCCGCCCAGGTGTGGGCGCTCGTGGACGTCTACTCGGACAGCGCCGCGGAGGCGTACCGGGAGACCGCGGACCTGCGTGCCCGCGAGGACGCGGAGTCGCGTGGCCGGCTGATCAGAACGCTGTTCGGTGACCACGCGGCCAATCCGGCCGGCGCCGCCGACGCGCTCCGCACGTTCCGGATTCCGGAGAACAGCACGTTCGTCGTCGTGTCGGTGGAGGCGGCGGCCGCCCCGTCCGCCGCGGACATCGTGCAGTCGGACCTTCGCGGCGTCGGTGTCGATTCGGTGTGGGATTCGGAGGTCGACGGCCGGATCGGGCTGCTGTGGGCGGCCGGCGCCGAGTTGCTCGAGTCCGCCCTGGACGTTCTCGGCCGCACCGGTCAAGGCCGGATCGGGGTCAGCTCGGCGTTCGGACGCCCCGGCGGAACCAGCCACGCCGTGGAGCAGGCGCGGTTCGCCCGCCGGTGTGCCGGACACGGGGGCGGCCCGATCACCCGTTACGAGTCGGTGCCCGTGTCGCTGCTGCTGGTCAGCGTTCCCGACGCCGGGAAGCTCGCGTCGAGCCAGATCCTCGGACCGGTGCTCGCTCTGCCCGCCGAGGAACAGGACAGCCTGCTCGCCACTCTCGACGCCTGGTTCTCGTGCCGCGGCTCCACCACGGCGGCGGCCACTCAACTGCACTACCACCGCAACACCGTCCTGTACCGGCTGCGCAGAATCCACACCCTCACCGGACGCGACTTCTCCGACCCCATCGACGCCGCCGAACTGTACGTCGGCCTGCGGGCGCATCAGCTGCTCGGACACTGAGCCGGCTTCGGCGATTCGGCACCCCGTGCCCGCCCGGGGGTCGACAATATGGTGAGTCGAGCAGTGGGGCAGGGCAATGGGATTCGTCATCGGATTTGCGCCGTGGATCGTCTATTGGATCCTGGTGGGCAACACCGGATTCGCCGCTGCGGTGGCGATCGCGTTCGGTATCGCGCTGGCCGGTCAGGTGCTGCAGCGGGTGCGGCGCGAGCCGTGGCGCACCCTCGAGGTGGGCACGGTGGCCGTCTTCGCGGTGCTGCTGCTCGCGGCGCTCACCCTGGACGACGCCGTCCTCGAACGGTGGCTGCAGCCGCTCGGCAACTTCGGGCTGTTCGCGATCGCGGCGGTGGGCGCCCTGATCGGCCGCCCCTTCGTTCGCGAATACGCGGAGGCCGGTGTCGACGCGCGGACCGCGGCGAGCGGCGGATTCCGCTACGTCACCACGGCGATGACGTGGATGTGGGTGGCGGCGTTCGGGTTGATGACGGTGTTCTCGCTGATTCCGCCGATCGTCGACGGCGACGCCACCATGCGCGACGCCGGCGACACCCTGTCCGTCGTCTGCTACTGGGTGCTGCCGTACACCCTCATGGGCGCCGCGGGTCTGGTGTCCGCGGTGTTCCCCGGCTGGTTCGAGTCGCGGTCGCAGTTGCTCGAGGCGCAGTCGTCGACCGACCCCGAGGTGGCGCCGCAGCCGACGCCGGCCGAGGATGTGTCGTCCGGTTCCCTCGTCCTCGACGTCCCTGCGGATTCGCGCCACGATCAGGAGTTCTCGCTGATCGTGCGCGGCGTCATCCCCGGTGCGCCGGTCACGGTCCGCACCACCGGGACCGACCTGTTCGGTGCGCAGTGGCGGTCGGAGGCCACGTTCACCGCCTCGGCCGACGGGGTGGTCGACGTCGCGGCGCACGGTCCGGACCACGGGGACTGGGACGTCGCGGACGGCGACGCACCACTGTGGGCCATGCGTTTCGTGTCGGAGGGCCGGGTACCCGACCTGTTCGTGCCCCCGCCCGACGCCTGGCTCGTCACCGTCGAGGCGACGTCACCGGACGGAATCGC
It includes:
- a CDS encoding CdaR family transcriptional regulator, giving the protein MTVSPDVAPSPTDLLGSMLESVEQLSEELVARILSVEHGYVEATLLTPEQLYAACVDNLKAMLGNLSGSAPIRLEAARAAGQLKAEQGVPLAALLHAFRLGGRLIWDELMNRSEGRATNALLEMAAQVWALVDVYSDSAAEAYRETADLRAREDAESRGRLIRTLFGDHAANPAGAADALRTFRIPENSTFVVVSVEAAAAPSAADIVQSDLRGVGVDSVWDSEVDGRIGLLWAAGAELLESALDVLGRTGQGRIGVSSAFGRPGGTSHAVEQARFARRCAGHGGGPITRYESVPVSLLLVSVPDAGKLASSQILGPVLALPAEEQDSLLATLDAWFSCRGSTTAAATQLHYHRNTVLYRLRRIHTLTGRDFSDPIDAAELYVGLRAHQLLGH
- a CDS encoding acyl-CoA thioesterase/bile acid-CoA:amino acid N-acyltransferase family protein gives rise to the protein MGFVIGFAPWIVYWILVGNTGFAAAVAIAFGIALAGQVLQRVRREPWRTLEVGTVAVFAVLLLAALTLDDAVLERWLQPLGNFGLFAIAAVGALIGRPFVREYAEAGVDARTAASGGFRYVTTAMTWMWVAAFGLMTVFSLIPPIVDGDATMRDAGDTLSVVCYWVLPYTLMGAAGLVSAVFPGWFESRSQLLEAQSSTDPEVAPQPTPAEDVSSGSLVLDVPADSRHDQEFSLIVRGVIPGAPVTVRTTGTDLFGAQWRSEATFTASADGVVDVAAHGPDHGDWDVADGDAPLWAMRFVSEGRVPDLFVPPPDAWLVTVEATSPDGIARRTVTRHVSDPGVSVRPLDVGGRPALLALPAGAPPLGGWPAVACFGGSEGGVDSQRSTIGMLAANGYAALVYSWVDESNTEATLVSIPLERFADAVAALGAQGSVDANRLTAMAISRGAEGLMAAACACDLPVAGLILVSPSSVSWQAIGPDGEIADTPSWTRNGLPVPWAPLPGGELMPQLIGNAWRAHRDIAAHRPSLLRLGAAYRAGLAAAPADAALRSEEATPPLLCLTGADDQVWPSSEMATALLDRRSAARDEHRTFDGAGHLIRLGMFPADAQWTGGIAFGGDGAGQGRAQREAVRSVLGFLARVRAGARA